In Theileria equi strain WA chromosome 4 map unlocalized gcontig_1105316255033, whole genome shotgun sequence, the following are encoded in one genomic region:
- a CDS encoding signal peptide containing protein (encoded by transcript BEWA_014660A), with protein MISAKLVLTALFASVALASSSHFDLKKSKKTGTTLGIFTNHIYGGFKVAWFKPYVGSNVDHVSCGDHSLWKAKPGQILYEMLSTAKCHDGHFAVAVALNADRTFETLFLEFDTHGTLLHEHTVESFVKALHKFKAFDLVKSELPVDLPLHSLFLHLEDFYDKHPELLTSTGDADL; from the coding sequence ATGATATCTGCCAAGCTTGTTCTTACTGCTTTGTTTGCCTCTGTGGCCCTTGCTTCATCTAGTCACTTTGACTTGAAGAAGTCCAAGAAGACTGGAACTACCCTCGGTATCTTCACCAATCACATTTACGGTGGATTCAAGGTCGCATGGTTCAAGCCATATGTTGGTTCTAATGTAGATCACGTCTCTTGTGGTGACCACAGCTTGTGGAAGGCCAAGCCAGGTCAGATCCTCTACGAGATGCTTTCCACTGCCAAGTGCCACGATGGCCACTTTGCCGTAGCCGTCGCCTTGAATGCTGACCGCACCTTTGAGACTTTGTTCCTTGAGTTCGACACCCATGGAACTTTGCTTCACGAGCACACCGTTGAGAGTTTCGTCAAGGCTCTCCACAAGTTCAAGGCCTTCGATTTGGTCAAGTCAGAACTTCCAGTTGATTTGCCTCTTCACtctctcttccttcacTTGGAAGATTTTTATGATAAGCACCCAGAGTTGCTCACTTCAACTGGTGATGCTGATCTCTAA
- a CDS encoding conserved hypothetical protein (encoded by transcript BEWA_014650A), with the protein MRILMILLFLLLYEVSVASITESKDSPAKTIGVTLDISQPNLSIFEALNLKPHSINTPSYTAKPGYFIEKVVEGDATVCECFPKGAFIKVTRCYRKDLFDIIHVYTIDLNGTKNARYFLKKDGKWSSIGEEEFYDHFNALSITGHDFEDKVFSLSGTKSDWNFYINKSPKSLFAVYGTRSTTRVSEIKTKNRGGTTIWKKKKDEWCTKLTLYPREGDHKLLWIVTKDPYENENILYYSKMSGSWKSVDKNGYLEDLAKAGFDKSTFNDRVTLDISNVDDQLFFIDKYQVDIIVENRHHVLPGFRMNKVVQGKDIIWESSDDRFSIHFSFHGIGDDTSLGALFTTNTKKENKIIYYGKLDGKWVTITKDEYEDILAGRNNPIYTHKGDGKIVMSSFKNKQGRRIATYASRVEDAKADILLVHGARSHLTSDFLTFNMDWNYERYGFEIFPYCSIFDEPVTVKKVSNAERYRSYFEYKTLEGMNPLDILHRSQYRATFVEALNRLGYNVYSYDHQSHGFSEAKTENRCHAEKFMDYIYDVMQFVSIMRRGKFGDTNEEWDDTTVIASHETNRKIIFIGYSLGGNMAIRAIEKFYKETKNPNAKFVDGLIGLSTMLNVDPYLDVWYKKAARPFEEAIAWMDPKSKSPYQYPYNIALHFERFADYHTDIIYYSDRYTRNMAMSPFSACRRAMKNHRKQFYPKDLPSLFVHSTNDNHCDIKGPRKMVNKRLKESKVAKLVEWEGSGHHIVAIQLIPILVPLLERWLNGHFPEMNRKRPLQVTQKKLRNVVPKEVVTRLEGTTLDLSNPDSSLFSLADDPIHGVSHKAFVPKDGSSVVTIVDDGDTIWTSTGPKEGCTGAYLFSREGHSSLLSVYTRGAGDETFCFEKVDGAWKNVDKLEFETKLLSMKDFAVPIRGSDSTVYGSKELVERPEDSKIELKFSDEPLENASDGASTTGIESEYTMKPFAENMKELEYFRKVLLTKTPLPVVDEFTLDISKDPKEHFIKLVDDVDNGYKQKKYSPLYGTYKRTIDGTFNKVVDGPAVIWIAQPNERCGYVSCLTKDNKPELVTVAVCGRSDFVAYDRFAKDASGLWMSITVEAFEKKMQTIKTPKKWCGCLPKCW; encoded by the coding sequence ATGAGGATTCTGATGAttctcctcttcctcctccttTATGAGGTCTCTGTGGCCTCTATCACAGAGTCGAAGGATTCTCCGGCGAAGACTATAGGggttactctggatatttCACAACCGAATCTCTCCATCTTTGAAGCATTGAATCTAAAGCCACATAGCATAAATACGCCATCTTACACAGCAAAGCCTGGttattttatagaaaaggTGGTAGAAGGAGATGCTACCGTCTGTGAGTGTtttccaaagggagcatTCATCAAAGTCACACGATGCTATAGAAAAGACCTATTTGACATTATCCATGTATATActatagatttaaatgGGACAAAGAATGCCCGCTATTttctcaagaaggatggtAAGTGGTCCTCCATaggtgaagaagaattttatgaCCACTTTAATGCTCTGTCAATCACTGGGCATGATTTTGAGGACAAGGTATTTAGCCTTAGTGGAACCAAGAGTGACTGGAACTTTTATATAAATAAGTCTCCCAAGTCCCTCTTTGCTGTATATGGAACTAGAAGCACAACAAGGGTATCAGAAATTAAGACCAAAAACCGTGGTGGTACCAcaatatggaagaaaaagaaggaTGAGTGGTGTACCAAACTCACTCTTTATCCCAGAGAGGGAGATCATAAACTCCTCTGGATAGTCACCAAGGACCCAtatgagaatgagaatattCTCTACTACTCCAAGATGAGTGGGTCATGGAAGTCTGTTGACAAGAATGGGTATCTGGAAGACTTAGCAAAGGCTGGCTTTGACAAGTCAACCTTTAATGATAGGGTTACTCTAGATATATCCAATGTAGACGAccaactcttcttcattgacAAATACCAAGTTGACATTATAGTAGAAAACAGACACCATGTTCTTCCGGGATTtagaatgaacaaggtaGTGCAGGGTAAGGATATTATCTGGGAGTCTTCGGATGATAGATTCTCTATCCACTTTAGTTTTCATGGTATAGGTGATGACACCTCACTTGGTGCTCTATTTACCACGAATACCAAGAAGGAGAATAAAATTATCTATTACGGAAAACTTGATGGAAAGTGGGTGACTATCACcaaggatgaatatgaGGACATTTTGGCCGGTAGGAATAATCCAATTTACACTCACAAGGGTGACGGAAAAATTGTAATGAGtagttttaagaataagCAAGGTCGACGGATCGCAACATATGCCTCCAGAGTTGAAGATGCCAAAGCagacattcttcttgtccATGGAGCTCGTTCACATCTTACGTCAGACTTTCTCACATTTAACATGGACTGGAACTATGAGCGTTATGGCTTCGAGATATTCCCCTATTGCagtatttttgatgaacCAGTAACTGTCAAGAAGGTATCAAATGCAGAACGCTATAGATCTTACTTTGAGTACAAGACCCTAGAAGGAATGAACCCGCTAGATATTCTTCACAGGTCTCAATACAGGGCTACCTTTGTAGAGGCTCTTAATAGACTTGGGtataatgtctatagttATGACCATCAATCACATGGGTTCTCCGAGGCAAAGACTGAAAATAGATGTCATGCTGAAAAATTCATGGATTATATTTATGATGTCATGCAATTTGTGAGTATAATGAGGAgaggtaaatttggagataCTAATGAAGAGTGGGATGATACCACAGTAATAGCTAGTCATGAGACGAATAGAAAGATCATCTTCATTGGTTATTCACTGGGAGGAAATATGGCAATAAGAGCTATagaaaagttttacaaggagACAAAGAATCCcaatgcaaaatttgtggatGGTCTAATTGGTCTTTCTACCATGCTTAATGTTGATCCATACCTTGATGTGTGGTACAAAAAAGCAGCAAGACCATTTGAAGAGGCTATCGCATGGATGGATCCAAAATCAAAGAGTCCATACcaatatccatataacATTGCTCTCCACTTTGAAAGATTTGCCGATTATCATACTGACATTATTTATTATAGTGATCGATACACTAGAAATATGGCGATGTCTCCTTTTAGTGCATGCAGAAGGGCTATGAAGAATCATAGGAAACAGTTTTATCCCAAAGAtttaccatccttgttTGTACATAGTACGAATGACAATCACTGTGACATAAAGGgtccaaggaagatggtTAATAAGAGACTCAAGGAAAGCAAAGTTGCGAAACTCGTAGAATGGGAAGGATCTGGACATCATATAGTTGCTATTCAACTCATTCCTATCTTGGTACCGTTGTTAGAAAGGTGGCTAAATGGTCACTTTCCAGAGATGAATAGAAAGAGACCATTACAGGTTACTCAGAAGAAACTCCGTAATGTTGTACCTAAAGAAGTCGTTACACGACTAGAAGGAACTACTCTTGACCTCTCTAACCCagactcttctttattctctctggCTGACGATCCAATTCATGGAGTGAGTCATAAGGCATTTGTTCCCAAGGATGGATCTTCTGTAGTGACTATAGTGGACGACGGAGATACCATTTGGACTTCTACAGGCCCTAAAGAAGGATGCACAGGTGCCTATCTCTTCTCCAGGGAAGGACACTCTTCTCTTCTTAGTGTCTATACAAGGGGTGCCGGAGATGAgaccttttgttttgagaaagttgatggagcatggaagaatgtggacaAGCTGGAATTTGAAACTAAACTTCTCTCAATGAAGGACTTTGCTGTACCAATTAGGGGCTCAGATAGCACTGTATATGGTAGTAAAGAACTTGTGGAGCGGCCGGAGGACTCCAAGATCGAACTTAAATTCTCTGATGAGCCTTTGGAAAATGCAAGTGATGGAGCATCTACAACTGGAATAGAATCAGAATATACAATGAAACCTTTTGCAGAAAATATGAAGGAACTTGAATATTTTAGGAAAGTTCTACTAACAAAGACACCGCTCCCGGTGGTCGACGAGTTtactcttgacatttccaagGATCCAAAGGAACATTTCATAAAACTTGTTGATGATGTTGATAATGGTTACAAACAGAAGAAATACTCTCCCCTCTATGGAACTTACAAGAGGACAATAGATGGGACATTCAACAAGGTTGTAGATGGTCCCGCTGTTATATGGATAGCACAGCCAAACGAGAGATGCGGATACGTCAGTTGTTTGACAAAGGACAATAAACCAGAACTTGTGACAGTGGCAGTTTGCGGAAGGAGTGACTTTGTCGCATACGATCGTTTTGCTAAAGATGCTTCTGGATTGTGGATGAGCATAACCGTTGAAGCATTTGAGAAGAAAATGCAGACAATCAAGACCCCGAAAAAGTGGTGTGGCTGTCTTCCAAAATGCTGGTAG
- a CDS encoding conserved hypothetical protein (encoded by transcript BEWA_014690A), with translation MKNVEENALDVDLKITKDLSIPSKNESGSINIVDKSLISIPLELITTGIKDVELLLDKKLLIVTTYLVKRLIQIQDRNLAKDKLQRALKRLYDIKNELSNIEEELDLQMNNLIARLTELRNEPDLYTGQKNQKFCFDTYRKRVSWILGEYLSKKSFSDTVSLLVKAEGIEKLVDLQLFETFNRIKSDLEQHVISSALLWAEENEQKLAKVGSVLLHELRLQKIVMAFDSSNMNEMLELIGKYVTNDVLNRCPDAKKIITAAIFYAGNPMVEIQKEPISKKMSTLTNFTTVDTLLDDEIVESTRDEAYGAGSAVHARYIPLVGDNRWSMLIREFERDMTALYGFREKSVLEDLIQAGFSAIKSKGCRDGKSKTCPSCLPEWSSYVEQIPTLHKLQSILICPITGAIMDYSNPPFASPDGYVISKAALDILNRNNGGNDYVICPNTNKKVHISEFKRIFIT, from the coding sequence atgaaaaatgtagaagaaaATGCCTTAGATGTGGACTTGAAAATAACTAAAGATCTCTCAATCCCTTCAAAGAATGAATCCGGAAGCATCAATATAGTTGACAAATCACTAATTTCGATTCCTCTAGAACTTATAACGACAGGCATCAAAGATGTGGAGCTTTTGCTAGATAAAAAACTGCTAATAGTCACAACCTACCTAGTAAAACGGCTGATACAAATTCAAGATCGGAATCTGGCGAAGGACAAGCTTCAAAGAGCTCTGAAAAGACTCTACGATATTAAAAATGAGCTTTCTAATATAGAGGAGGAACTAGACCTCCAAATGAACAACCTTATCGCAAGGCTAACTGAACTCAGGAACGAACCAGACTTGTATACGGGCCAAAAAAACCAAAAGTTCTGTTTTGATACATATAGAAAGCGAGTTTCATGGATATTAGGGGAATATCTATCCAAAAAAAGCTTCTCGGATACTGTTAGCCTTCTAGTAAAGGCGGAAGGAATTGAAAAACTCGTAGATTTACAGCTTTTTGAAACGTTTAACAGGATAAAGAGTGATTTAGAGCAACATGTCATTAGCTCTGCTCTATTATGGGCAGAAGAAAACGAACAAAAATTGGCAAAGGTTGGATCCGTTCTCTTGCATGAATTGAGGCTACAAAAGATCGTAATGGCGTTTGACAGTAGCAACATGAATGAAATGTTGGAACTCATTGGGAAGTACGTTACGAATGATGTTTTAAATAGATGCCCAGACGCCAAAAAAATTATTACGGCGGCGATTTTTTACGCAGGAAATCCAATGGTTGAAATACAAAAGGAACCAATTTCAAAAAAGATGAGCACACTTACAAACTTTACCACCGTTGACACACTTTTAGACGATGAAATAGTAGAAAGCACACGAGATGAAGCGTACGGTGCAGGATCTGCGGTACATGCCAGGTATATCCCTCTGGTTGGGGACAATCGTTGGAGCATGTTGATTAGAGAATTTGAAAGGGACATGACAGCCCTGTATGGGTTCCGGGAAAAATCTGTTTTAGAGGACCTCATTCAGGCTGGATTCAGTGCTATCAAATCAAAAGGCTGCCGTGACGGCAAGAGTAAAACCTGCCCATCATGCTTACCGGAATGGTCAAGTTATGTCGAACAGATACCTACTCTTCACAAACTCCAATCTATCCTCATTTGTCCAATAACTGGTGCCATTATGGACTACTCAAATCCTCCTTTCGCATCTCCAGACGGATACGTTATCTCAAAAGCCGCGCTCGACATTTTAAATCGCAATAATGGCGGTAACGACTATGTTATATGTCCCAACACAAACAAAAAGGTACATATTTCCGAATTTAAACGGATATTTATAACTTGA
- a CDS encoding conserved hypothetical protein (encoded by transcript BEWA_014700A): MSEERVEEVNSNLCIVDATKVDEKHGDRMRFYAFLVFATLQVFLNYDIGAMAIMLNWIEEPYDFNKTELGALGALPYLGLVLLSPFVGTIFAYFKTQLVIAIGLIVNVIALMLFATANSKIIFFISRILIGTSQSFFIIYAPVWIDTFAPELSKNLWMAILQGSIILGVTIGYTATSFFGFTDDWSWRYSISTQAGIVLILTYLFSILPGKFVNFDPNINSDSNDVVTFTDPQSLKDLHCPQKAHSSDVVFKSHSFDCEVNQSPSLGPCSNKNIPKVQSSREISALSAVSKNASYYEWRRRSNSFYTTIKVPTHVDVDILDSTLKRIAYILKNQVFIYSCITMSSLFFEVTAIQYWMTKIAISRFDMAERVVHYIFSVISITAPVLGVIFGSYVIDFLTAHFPTRPILVNQMLLLWAIICLVSGIATLIFPCPGVLIASVSLILFFGGCILPSVTLISINCIPNYLKPTASGFCMCQYHIFGYIGGTILPGIAMHISCGYDVALYITFLAASIGVMSLFAIYIYNLVKSRKIANDE; this comes from the coding sequence ATGTCGGAGGAAAGAGTAGAAGAAGTCAATAGCAACTTATGCATAGTTGATGCCACAAAAGTAGATGAGAAACATGGTGATCGGATGCGGTTTTATGCCTTTTTAGTATTTGCCACGTTGCAGGTCTTTTTAAACTACGACATTGGGGCTATGGCTATCATGTTAAACTGGATTGAAGAACCTTATGACTTTAATAAAACTGAGCTCGGTGCACTTGGAGCTCTTCCTTATCTAGGATTGGTCCTGTTGTCTCCATTCGTTGGAACAATATTTGCGTATTTTAAGACGCAGCTTGTCATTGCAATAGGATTGATAGTAAATGTTATCGCTCTCATGCTATTCGCAACAGCAAATTCAAagattatattttttatttccagAATTCTAATTGGAACATCCCAATCATTTTTCATAATTTATGCACCGGTATGGATAGACACATTCGCTCCCGAACTTAGTAAGAATTTGTGGATGGCAATTTTACAGGGATCCATTATTTTGGGTGTTACTATTGGCTACACAGCTACgtcattctttggatttaCCGATGACTGGTCGTGGAGATACAGTATATCTACACAAGCTGGAATTGTTCTTATATTGACATACCTATTTTCGATTCTACCtggaaaatttgtaaactttgATCCGAACATAAATTCGGATTCCAATGATGTTGTAACATTCACGGATCCACAAAGCCTCAAGGATCTACACTGTCCACAAAAGGCTCACTCTTCTGATGTGGTGTTCAAGAGTCACAGCTTTGACTGTGAAGTGAATCAATCGCCTTCATTGGGACCATGTTCAAATAAAAACATTCCCAAAGTCCAAAGTAGTAGGGAAATATCTGCCCTTTCTGCTGTTAGCAAAAATGCATCATACTACGAGTGGAGGCGTAGAAGCAATAGTTTTTATACCACTATTAAGGTGCCTACGCATGTAGATGTTGATATTTTGGATTCAACGCTTAAAAGGATAGCTTATATCTTGAAAAATCAGGTATTCATATACTCATGTATCACGATGTCCTCTCTATTCTTTGAGGTCACTGCAATTCAATACTGGATGACTAAAATTGCAATTTCGAGATTTGATATGGCTGAAAGGGTTGTGcattatattttttctGTTATTTCAATTACAGCCCCTGTGTTGGGTGTGATATTTGGCTCATATGTCATTGACTTTTTGActgcacattttccaacTCGCCCTATTCTTGTCAATCAAATGCTACTTCTTTGGGCTATAATATGTCTAGTGAGTGGTATAGCTACACTGATATTCCCATGTCCTGGGGTGTTGATTGCTTCTGTCTCACTTATCCtcttctttggaggatgTATTCTACCTTCTGTCACCCTTATTTCGATCAACTGCATTCCAAATTACTTAAAACCAACCGCTTCTGGCTTTTGTATGTGCCAATATCACATCTTCGGATACATTGGAGGGACAATATTACCAGGAATTGCAATGCACATCTCCTGTGGCTATGATGTTGCGCTATATATCACGTTCTTAGCGGCATCTATCGGTGTCATGTCACTGTTTGCgatttatatttataatctCGTAAAAAGTCGCAAAATTGCGAACGATGAATAA
- a CDS encoding er lumen protein retaining receptor, putative (encoded by transcript BEWA_014680A), whose protein sequence is MDKLNEALPKSVREKTKKVIRENRGHISIYVCFFVALLFMYFIFSDGDFSFLLTLSSLISVLSFLIVIYCMESTKSCKGISLQTMISYLILLLARLLSITIHQGYLPSDSSGDFLYQFSEFICLVLSGYVVYLCKVRFNNTYQDEDDILEYKYLVAPCLLLAIFIHPSLNHTFITDVSWVFALYVETICVLPQLLMFQKADKVVPAVAHFTAAQSLAKVLSFVFWLSTYRELNSKGNMLKPYVGHWVIFTQVVQILLVADFVLHYIRCITRGISVELIMSDNV, encoded by the exons ATGGATAAATTGAACGAGGCGTTGCCTAAAAGCGTGCGCGAAAAGACCAAAAAGGTCATACGCGAAAACAGGGGACATATCTCAATCTATGTCTGCTTCTTTGTTGCTTTATTGTTCATGTATTTTATCTTTTCAGACGGAGATTTCTCATTCTTACTCACACTCTCCTCACTCATCAGTGTCTTGTCGTTCCTCATTGTTATCTACTGTATGGAATCCACAAAGAGTTGCAAGGGGATTTCATTGCAAACAATGATATCTTATTTGATCCTCTTGTTGGCAAGGCTCTTGTCCATTACAATTCATCAAGg ATATCTTCCATCGGACtcctctggagattttCTTTACCAATTTTCTGAGTTTATCTGCCTTGTACTTTCTGGATATGTTGTTTACTTGTGCAAAGTCAGATTCAACAACACATATCAAGATGAGGACGATATACTTGAATATAAGTACCTGGTAGCCCCTTGCCTTTTGTTGGCGAttttcattcatccatcGCTAAATCACACCTTTATAACCGATGTCAGCTGGGTTTTCGCACTATATGTGGAAACGATTTGTGTACTTCCTCAGCTTCTCATGTTCCAGAAAGCG GACAAAGTAGTGCCTGCTGTAGCGCATTTTACAGCCGCTCAGTCATTGGCAAAGGTGTTATCCTTTGTATTCTGGCTATCTACATACAGAGAGTTGAACTCCAAGGGAAACATGCTCAAGCCTTATGTCGGACACTGGGTCATTTTCACTCAAGTTGTGCAAATCCTTCTTGTCGCCGACTTTGTTTTGCATTATATCCGTTGTATTACTAGGGGAATATCTGTCGAACTTATTATGTCCGATAACGTTTAA
- a CDS encoding hypothetical protein (encoded by transcript BEWA_014670A), translated as MCKDRRIWPYVSFIITIRVAIIAALSRLGVGLPFIVLRNARDIHEYIALSRSLNLKRYTKFRPIFYNIINQIILYFPNVSVKHLMTISILLVDILAALLLYRISNHISRVTKDDEKRIDISETAQILYNYGGNADGYKYFLLCLSIYLSWIASGSDSKPSFKTLVADLVLVLFILNSSYTFLTVVIPIVYLRVYKQIHITDGSITREEIFSILKRILPSIFFIFSMLYLLKYSAFPHLENPYRTLDVHPSVDYSFHWYINELLPIEFIKASIFRNHVAIFLYPIPLLIALRKRPFAYLIIMSSMAIISQNELTPLGITIILILLSIQYQLLEKTQPFSKLALTIIVLMCISMFSYTSWIGRYMANPNYYFGPQILVLVLICIIIEDYTKLSYFQHIYCDPPSTALNLAVENNWGGSDSEKKKDDLIQHVINFCISRKEVYRDEIEDILVDKLDEYFFVTLEDGSDVDTQNPDSSQEDESDYDDTEETKKPAPREKNRGRKTVQEEDGWTRVI; from the exons ATGTGTAAGGATCGTAGGATTTGGCCATATGTTTCGTTTATCATAACGATTCGAGTGGCAATAATTGCAGCTCTATCCAGGCTAGGCGTCGGCTTGCCATTTATAGTCTTGAGGAATGCGCGCGACATACACGAGTATATCGCGCTCTCCAGGAGCCTTAATCTAAAGAGATACACAAAATTCAGACCAATTTTCTACAATATTATCAATCAAATCATCTTGTATTTTCCGAATGTTTCTGTAAAGCATTTGATGACCATCTCCATATTATTGGTAGATATTCTAGCGGCTCTACTGTTATATAGAATATCAAATCACATTTCTCGTGTTAcaaaggatgatgaaaagagaATAGACATCTCAGAAACTGCCCAG ATCCTATACAACTATGGAGGGAATGCGGATGGATACAAATACTTTCTACTTTGCCTCTCGATCTACTTGAGTTGGATAGCCTCGGGATCAGACAGCAAACCATCGTTCAAGACACTAGTTGCGGATCTCGTACTAGTATTGTTTATACTAAACTCATCATACACGTTCCTGACTGTGGTTATTCCTATCGTCTATCTGAGGGTTTACAAACAAATACACATTACTGATGGATCAATCACACGTGAAGaaatcttttccattctaAAACGAATCCTTCCAtccattttctttatattctcaATGCTCTACCTATTAAAGTATTCGGCATTTCCGCACCTGGAAAATCCATATCGTACTCTGGATGTCCACCCTTCGGTTGACTACTCATTCCACTGGTACATTAACGAATTG CTTCCCATCGAATTTATCAAGGCTAGTATATTCAGGAATCAT GTGGCAATCTTCTTGTATCCGATTCCTCTGCTAATTGCACTTCGGAAACGACCCTTTGCATACTTGATTATAATGTCTTCAATGGCAATAATCTCGCAAAATGAGCTTACACCCTTAGGGATCACAATCATTTTAATCCTATTATCCATTCAGTATCAACTTTTGGAGAAAACACAACCATTTTCCAAACTG GCCTTGACTATAATAGTTTTGATGTGCATTTCAATGTTTTCTTATACCTCTTGGATTGGAAGATATATGGCAAACCCGAACTATTACTTTGGACCGCAAATTTTGGTCCTAGTACTCATAT GTATCATTATCGAGGATTATACAAAACTCAGTTATTTCCAGCACATTTACTGTGACCCACCTTC GACGGCTCTGAACCTCGCGGTAGAGAACAATTGGGGAGGATCTGACAGcgaaaagaagaaagacGATCTAATTCAACATGTTATTAATTTTTGCATATCAA GAAAAGAGGTCTACAGGGATGAAATTGAAGACATCCTAGTCGATAAACTCGATGAATACTTCTTTGTAACCCTGGAAGACGGCAGCGATGTGG ACACTCAAAATCCAGATTCTTCCCAAGAAGACGAAAGCGATTATGATGATACTGAAGAAACTAAAAAACCAGCTCCAAGGGAGAAAAATAGAG GACGCAAAACCGTtcaagaagaagatggatGGACCAGAGTTATCTAA